In Pseudofrankia saprophytica, one genomic interval encodes:
- a CDS encoding LLM class flavin-dependent oxidoreductase encodes MPSPTGAGGIGLWAGFLDRLPAAEAIATARRIEDAGVRTIWLQEYSGVDPFVRAALYLSATRDLVVALGVAVIHGRDPEAMVAVASTLEEAFPGRFVLGLGGSHKALVEARGHTFTPPLATMRTYLAAMDAARGHRRLPTRVLGALGPKMMELAGTAADGAHTYFTPVAHTAAVRAALGPDRWLAPTQMVGLDPGQTRDYLQLCLGMPNYTQTLLRFGLEQADLDTTSDRLVDALVVPADAVTDRVAEQRAAGADQVVLQFVPPPPAEVVLERVEKGLT; translated from the coding sequence ATGCCCAGCCCGACCGGCGCCGGCGGGATCGGCCTGTGGGCCGGCTTTCTCGACCGGCTGCCCGCCGCCGAGGCGATCGCCACCGCCCGCCGCATCGAGGACGCCGGCGTCCGGACGATCTGGCTTCAGGAGTACAGCGGGGTCGACCCGTTCGTCCGGGCGGCGCTGTATCTGTCCGCGACCAGGGACCTTGTCGTCGCGCTCGGCGTCGCGGTGATCCACGGCCGGGACCCGGAGGCGATGGTCGCGGTCGCGTCGACGCTGGAGGAGGCGTTCCCGGGGCGGTTCGTGCTCGGGCTCGGCGGCAGCCACAAGGCGCTGGTCGAGGCGCGCGGGCACACGTTCACCCCGCCGCTGGCGACGATGCGGACCTACCTGGCGGCGATGGACGCGGCCCGCGGCCACCGCCGCCTGCCGACCCGGGTGCTCGGCGCCCTCGGCCCGAAGATGATGGAGCTGGCGGGGACCGCGGCGGACGGCGCGCACACGTACTTCACGCCGGTGGCGCACACGGCGGCGGTGCGGGCGGCGCTCGGGCCGGACCGCTGGCTCGCGCCGACCCAGATGGTGGGCCTCGACCCGGGGCAGACCCGCGACTACCTGCAGCTGTGCCTCGGCATGCCGAACTACACCCAGACCCTGCTGCGGTTCGGCCTCGAGCAGGCGGACCTGGACACGACGAGCGACCGGCTGGTGGACGCGCTGGTCGTCCCCGCGGACGCCGTCACCGACCGGGTGGCCGAACAGCGGGCGGCCGGCGCCGACCAGGTGGTACTCCAGTTCGTGCCGCCGCCGCCGGCCGAGGTGGTGCTCGAACGCGTCGAGAAGGGGCTGACATGA
- a CDS encoding acyl-CoA dehydrogenase family protein — MDFDVDASVTALRAQVRAFLAEELPPELEERVYRSGVSHDATFMRRLAERGWIAPGWERADGRPGLGPYEAHALVDELTKAEAPIYAIGTTEMVANVIRRVGSEGLKAEILPRFLRGEVTIALGMTEPDAGSDVAAVRTRARRDGDRWFVNGQKMFTTNGHITDYIFLLTRSRPDGPKHAGLTMFLVRLDQPGIEVQAVYTLSGERTNIIYLSDVVVEDRWRIGEVDGGWRALMIALQDEHSVPFSPHLARLLEAVEEWAHERGRIDEPDVGERLTRWATALEVAQLLELRTTWMVANGQVPVAEGPMSKLFSTESMVGAAEDLTELVGPDALRGRLDPTAAVGGRIEHALRFSLGTTIYAGTSEIQRNIIAQQGCGLPRS, encoded by the coding sequence ATGGATTTCGACGTCGACGCATCGGTGACGGCGCTGCGCGCCCAGGTACGCGCGTTCCTCGCCGAGGAGCTCCCGCCCGAGCTGGAGGAGCGGGTCTATCGCAGCGGCGTGTCGCACGACGCCACGTTCATGCGGCGGTTGGCCGAGCGCGGCTGGATCGCTCCCGGCTGGGAGCGCGCCGACGGCCGTCCTGGGCTCGGCCCGTATGAGGCGCATGCCCTCGTCGACGAGCTGACGAAGGCCGAGGCGCCGATCTACGCCATCGGTACCACGGAGATGGTGGCGAACGTGATCCGCCGGGTCGGTTCCGAGGGGCTCAAGGCCGAGATCCTGCCGCGGTTTCTGCGCGGCGAGGTGACGATCGCCCTGGGTATGACGGAGCCGGACGCCGGGTCGGACGTGGCCGCGGTGCGCACCAGGGCGCGTCGGGACGGCGATCGCTGGTTCGTGAACGGGCAGAAGATGTTCACGACCAACGGGCACATCACCGACTACATCTTCCTGCTCACCCGGAGCCGTCCGGACGGTCCGAAGCATGCCGGTCTCACGATGTTCCTGGTCCGGCTCGATCAGCCGGGCATCGAGGTACAGGCTGTCTACACGCTGTCCGGCGAGCGGACGAACATCATCTATCTCAGCGACGTGGTGGTCGAGGACCGGTGGCGGATCGGTGAGGTCGACGGTGGTTGGCGGGCGCTGATGATCGCCCTTCAGGACGAACACTCGGTGCCGTTCAGCCCGCATCTGGCCCGCCTGCTCGAGGCGGTGGAGGAGTGGGCGCACGAGCGGGGCCGGATCGACGAGCCTGACGTGGGGGAGCGGCTCACCCGCTGGGCGACGGCGCTCGAGGTCGCTCAGCTCCTGGAGCTGCGGACCACGTGGATGGTCGCGAATGGCCAGGTGCCGGTGGCGGAGGGCCCGATGTCGAAGCTGTTCAGCACCGAGTCCATGGTGGGCGCGGCCGAGGACCTGACCGAGCTGGTCGGCCCGGACGCCCTGCGCGGCCGGCTCGACCCGACCGCGGCGGTCGGCGGCCGGATCGAACACGCGTTGCGGTTCTCCCTCGGTACCACGATCTACGCCGGGACCAGCGAGATCCAACGCAACATCATCGCCCAGCAGGGCTGCGGCCTGCCCCGCAGCTAG
- a CDS encoding acyl-CoA dehydrogenase, which yields MNLAPTEEQEALVASFADLLATHATPDRVRAAERTGGFDPELWKALLDVGVVEMAVPESRGGWGAELLDLALVAERIGAAAAAAPVIEAQVAARLLASLDTAAARTALAAALRGERLVTIAVRRAAAGVASLVPGAAVADEAVVLDGDRLLLVPLRDGTRTAVANLAAAPLADVTFGADVTELAVGETAAVGFEVALDDWLALTAAALVGVGTAAHRLTVGYVKERRAWDLPIGAYQAVAHPLANTATALDGARLLVARAAEELGRGRPRGRELAAMAFAFAAETARQATYDGVHFHGGNGFTLEFDAQLHYRRARGWARVWGEPRDAYRRAGRARYGRAQEV from the coding sequence ATGAACCTTGCACCGACCGAGGAGCAGGAAGCGCTGGTCGCGTCGTTCGCCGACCTGCTGGCGACGCACGCGACCCCGGACCGTGTCCGTGCCGCCGAGCGGACGGGCGGCTTCGATCCCGAGCTGTGGAAGGCGCTGTTGGACGTCGGGGTGGTCGAGATGGCCGTCCCGGAGAGCCGAGGCGGTTGGGGCGCCGAGCTGCTCGACCTGGCGCTCGTCGCCGAGCGGATCGGCGCGGCCGCCGCCGCGGCGCCCGTCATCGAGGCGCAGGTCGCCGCTCGGCTGCTCGCCTCCCTCGACACGGCGGCGGCGCGGACCGCGTTGGCGGCGGCGCTGCGTGGTGAGCGGCTGGTGACCATCGCCGTCCGGCGGGCCGCGGCCGGCGTCGCGTCGCTCGTCCCAGGGGCCGCCGTCGCCGACGAGGCGGTCGTGCTCGATGGTGACCGTCTGTTGCTGGTGCCGCTGCGCGACGGGACGCGTACCGCGGTCGCGAACCTCGCCGCGGCCCCGCTCGCCGACGTCACGTTCGGCGCGGACGTCACCGAGCTGGCCGTCGGCGAGACGGCGGCCGTCGGGTTCGAGGTGGCTCTCGACGACTGGCTGGCGCTGACGGCCGCCGCGCTCGTCGGCGTGGGGACGGCGGCGCACCGGCTCACCGTCGGGTACGTCAAGGAGCGCCGGGCCTGGGACCTGCCCATCGGGGCCTACCAGGCGGTGGCCCACCCGCTGGCGAACACCGCGACGGCGCTGGACGGTGCGCGGTTGCTGGTCGCCAGGGCGGCCGAGGAGCTCGGGCGAGGCCGCCCACGGGGCCGTGAACTGGCGGCGATGGCCTTCGCGTTCGCGGCGGAGACCGCGCGGCAGGCGACGTACGACGGTGTCCACTTCCACGGCGGCAACGGCTTCACGCTCGAGTTCGACGCCCAGCTCCACTACCGGCGGGCGCGCGGCTGGGCACGGGTGTGGGGCGAACCGCGCGACGCCTACCGGCGGGCTGGCCGTGCCCGGTACGGCCGCGCCCAGGAGGTCTGA